ACAATGTCAATCCGAAAACCACCATCGAGAACAGTAACGGATATCACCTTACGCACCAATTAGTTACACAATTTCCGCTCAATTTCAATCCGACTTTCCGCTGCAATTAAATGTCTTTAAACCTGTTGGTATCTTTTAAGCTCATCGACACATTTGTGATTCTTActtaaaaataaagatgAAACACACCTCGAGGCGGCGGGGGctcctttttgctttgtcTGTTTTCCGCTTCGGCGCAGCCGACCCCAACTGAGTCACCTGCTGTATACCTTTCAATTTCATGCTGGTGTGATAGTTTTCGTACCATATGCAAGCACataattgtttttcttgttctccacagcagctatGCCGCTTTGCGTCTTCGATGCCAAGCCTGTGCTTTGTCGGTTCCCCGAATTCCCCTGTCAAAGTGaaattcaaagaaaaaaattgactGTCACTTGTGAAAGGTTTTCTATCGTTATGTCTTGGCCAGTTCCATGCTCTCCCCGCTATTCCTTAGGGAAAACCCGTCTTGCTGTACCATCCTCACGCGCGTTCCACACGGGCACTTTTCCTCTTTACCCACAGTTTTCGTTGCATACTTCCCCTTCATCTGTCCAGCTAGCATTTCCGACGCATATTCACAACACGACAACACTCAGGGTCAGACCCACGTCCATTACAGCCCCACAATTCCTCGGATGCAACCACTCCTGTGGTCCTCGTGCCTGGTACTTCCGCCTCCACCTATGTCGGCGTCGCCGCGCATAGCCACTGTTAGGTGCCAACAAGCAGAGTTCTTCGGATACTTGTGAAGGAGCGTGGTGGCTTCTCGATATTATCTCCCTGCAAATAGACCTTTTCCATTATCTAACTTTTTGTGTGCTGGCAAATTAAGTCGTACCTAGTGGAATCGTCCCCCTGTTTTGTTTGCGCCCACCCAAGGTTGCTAGTCTGTTGCGGAACCTTCTGCTCCGATGGAGGCTTTTGCCTTGGTCGAGATGCTGACATTTCTCCCCTCTATGTTTTCTGTAGGTGGAGAATACGACATTACCAGGTTTATTGCAACAATACTCCAAATGGTTTGCATCAAACATTTCTGTTATGTTAAACAGCGCTACGGGTGTTTCCATCAGGTTCATCATGCAGACCAGCACGCCAAAAGCGCCACTGTTCTCCATGCCCTGGATGCGTTGCCTCGTTACTTTGTTCAGTTGGACACCCACTACAGAGACAATGCGTCACCCTGTTCATTACACATCTTTAAACAACCTTCACTTCCCCCCAAGtttttcaccttcttcaAATGTGCATCTGGAAAATATCATAAACACGGCACCACCAGGGTTTTAACACAGGCAAGTAAAAGCACTTTGCCCTGGCAGAGGGTTCTACAACTAGAGGCGCACATTATGGCAGGCGCGCCGCACTCCATCCATTTAGTGAAGCACTGCCTTCTTTCGCTTCTCAGTCTTTCAATATCACTGCAGAATTTTGATAacgctgattttttttgatttgaaTTTTCTTCATGCCTAGTCTGAGAGAATCTCCCGCCAGTGAGGGCTCCGGCAAATCCGATAGAGAACCATAAAGATATTTCAGCAGCGTCTCGGAGTTGTTGATGCCGCTGAAGACGCATCCCCTAGGACATATCAATAGGAAAACAGTGTTCCATTAAGATACGACTTGTCCCCGTCCTGTGGTGTAGCCGGGGGGCAAAATCGGTTCTCAACAGGTGTGGAACCCTGCCAGCTCTGGGTCTCTCGCAAAATACGGGCAGCTAGTCCTTTCACGACATTTATGTGGTTGCCACAGCCAGAGGGTGTTTTCTCTAAAACATAGTTGCTCCACGGTGCTGTTAGACTCCGTAATTTCTGCACCCACGTGCCGCGATGAGACGGCTACCGCTACTCCAGGGTGTACCACCCACGTTGTCAGCGGGAAATACACGCTTACATTCTCATATATATGGATGTACTGTCCTCGATTGGGGGCTTTCTCTAACGCTTCACAGTGGAAACGTCAAATACACTCCCTAACTGCGGGGCCGTAAAGGGTAACTCCTGTTCAGTTACGCGATTCCGATGGTCACACTGTTGGGTCTTTAGTTGCTCTTAAACTTCTGTCGCGGTGTCGGGCTTGGCAGAATCGAAACTGAAGAACTCATATATCTATCCCCGTGCACCAAACGTAGAGTTGTGGCACCACTCACTGCTGCCTTGTCTATTTAATGTTGTGTACTCCATACAAGGGCGTTGCCGTTTCAGGGTAGGTGTTCCTCTAACGCATGAAAAAACTGAGCCCCCCTTTTGTCGCATACAATCATCTTTGTGAGTTCACCCCCAAACCATAGTGGTGGCAGAGACTATCCAATCTCACAACTACTGGCCTGTGAGGTGGATTCTCTTCACACCTATCAGCGCGAGTGTGCTTATTGCTGTGTGGATTCCgtgtttgattctttttgaTATTGCGCTGCCTCCTCTCGAACACCATTTTCTATTGCGTTATAGGCATAACAAGCATTATTGCAATCTCTGAATGGTAAAAGCTCTGGGACAATGTTGTTGAGTTTAGACGTCTGGGGATGAAGTCTACTTCGTCTGCTTTCTTGAAGCGAACCATCATGCCACTGAGTGATGACATTTGAGCAAGCATTTCAAGCACTGGGCGTACTTGACACTCACCGAGCTTATAGTCCTGGCTTGCAAGTTGCTTCTCTCCGAGGCATCGGGCTCTTGTGTGCGAAGCCAACCACCCATTTGATTAATCCGCGAAGCAGCAGTACGTGCGTTCTGGCAGATTCATCACTGTTTTTGCTCCATCCTTTGGGGGCTAATTCTGTCGTTGTTCAAGAGGTGCGCGCCCCGCTGCATTTTTTTCGCTTCACAATGCTTTTTTCGAATGAATCGTTGCTGGCGGCAGTGCACCGCGATGCTACATTCCATTTTAGATGACGGTGTCTTTCTCTGTGCGTGCCGGAAACCTACGAGTTCCACGCCTCaccgtattttcttttatgcAGTCCGCTGTGTTTTTCCCATAAATACTGTACGTTCTACGGAGCATTCTAAACTCTCGGTTTTTACCACCTTTCCCCTCGACAGCGACATCACTGAAAAATTCAACGTGCTCCCCACGACGAGGCACATAGTCGCACTTTTCATCCCGTAAACTCCATTGCCTCAGCGAGGGGAGAATCATCATTTTCCACGCGCATCTAACGGTTCGCAGGCTTGGCTACAACTACAATCACCATTTTTGGGGAATTACTCGTCGGAGGGATTTTcatggaaggaaaaatagCCACAACGGAACACTGATTTTGTCTGCTTGGCTTGCTAATGGCGGTCTTTTTATATCTATGCAGTTTCCTTCCCGTTTGTTGCAACCTGTGTGCGTACATTCTGCTTGACTTTCGCACTCACTGCATTCAACGCCGGAGCTAGGACCCTTTTGCCCACGTCCCTTGTTACATGTTGTGCCATCTTTAAGTTGAGAGATTCCGGATCGGGGCATTTGGCTtagtttgcttgtttttatACTCTCAACATTTCTCAGGATAtccttcaattttttctcaatttctCTTAACTTACCTATCCTAGTAGCTGCTTGTTGCAATACCAGGAGCCAAGGGACCGCAGGGTTCTCATTACCTACCATCTCCGTTGGATATTGGACGCATTTTCCGTTACCTGGTTGCGTGTGCCCAGTGCATCCGTGCTGGGGCTCCCCGCTCGCTGCTCCGAGAAATGTTTTTGTACCTTCCTTCTGTGCTGTAGAATGTTTAAGGACCTCCAAAAAAACCTTAGTGGCGCGTGAGAGGGAACTGCTGGATAGTTTCTCGTTGGTACCGATCGACTTGCATCTTTGGGCCAGATGTTTCCATCGAGTGTTCGATTGCTCTACTGGCTTCCATGGATCTTCATTTGCACCGGTGCTACAACCTTCGCAGCATGCCTGCTGCCGATCGTTCGGCATGGGAGAACCTCCGCATATGCACAACAAATCCACGATCAACGACTTTCCTGCCCACACACTTGGTTGTccaccttttcctccacaaaCTTCCACAGCTTCCAGGTGTTGCTTTATCATAACATCAGCTTTGTTCGACCCACTGAGTGCGTCACTTAAACTCTTGTTGATCGGGCTCATTTTCAGCTCCAGCCAcaaattgttgtttgttttcatgCACGTGTGCGCGTTTTCTActgcttcttttattttttccttctttagtATGTCGAAGTTCGCTTCAACCCACTGAATATACCGAGTCTTGTCACCTTTAAGTTTGGTTCCCGCTTCTTCCCAGAAGCTCCAGTagcctcctccccctccaccTTCGCCTTGCCGGCCTACCTGGACATTTTCTACGTCTTCCGCCTCGGACAAACTTTGAAGCCCAACAGCCAAACCAATGGCTCCAATATGCCTCGCTGAGTCTTTGACGCTTTCTTCGAGTTTCTGCGTTTCCAGATCTTGGGAAAAGTTTATCATAGCACATAAGGCTCCAAACTCTTGTTCGTTCACCAGGGGCTCTCTCGCCCCCACTACACAACTTAACTGACCTGTTACTGTCACCACTAAGGGAACCCAACACCCAGTCGCCTTCATCTCACCTCTCTGGAGTGGCGAAAAATGAATAGTATAATTATTGAAGTTTCCAATCTTCAGCAGAACGCAATATTCAGTGAAAGCAAGCTGATCTCTTTCCCAATATCTGATaatagaaaataaaaatttagTGTTTATATGTTACACTCAATTCCATTATCAATCGTAGAGACAATTATAATTTAAGCAAGGTTGAAACGCTGACGGCACAACTTCCAGTAGATGGTAATCGCCTTGGCTCCACGCATTTGCCATCCATCCGCTCACGTCACGTTTCCCCTTTCAGGCTCTTGCATGCTTCCTGTGTTTACGACCCTCACATCTCGGTAGTGGGGAATCACTTCCCTTACGGCTACCATTACTTTCAGGTGCGATATTACTGGTGGGGGaagttttgttttcgtcgTGGCTTCCAGCTTTATTTTCTATATTGGTGGTTGTTTCGAGTACCAGTAATGAAACTAGTTTAGTTTCGAATTTTAATGAGCTTTATACGTGCGCACAAGTTGCAGATGGGTTTGATGATTACTTTCCCTTGTTCCTGGATTCAGTGACCTGCTGAGTTAACTGGTAAATTTCGCTTCCTGTTTCCTTCAAACACTTCTCCCGCGCCCTCAATACGTTCGCCCTGCTTTCTCCCTGGTCGAAATCAAGCATTTACTTTGTCCCGTTGTTACTGCAATGAAGATGCTATTCGCAAATTCCCACTGTGCCGCCGGCTTTACCGGCACGGCCTCGAATACGTGCAGTTTTCCATCGTTCGAATACATGTAGGACGTGCTCTTCAGAGCTGTGCAAAagttttttgtgttgctcaCAGCAGTGCAATTCGTGCTTGCTGGATCTCTTGCTTTCGGTTTAATACACGCCTCCTTGAAGTCCATCTTTTTGCGCCGGATACTTTAATATCCAGTTCTCCGTCTCGCTGTTGTGCGCATTTGCTGCAAGAGACTCTTTTGTTAGGCTCCCCCAAGGTCCTTGTCGCCCACATTAGCACAGGTTGGGGCTCAGGTCCAATCCGCTCCACGTTTCTGGTTGGGCGCATCCTTGCTCTGAGCTCTGATTCCCTCCTGCTGGGACGccgtttgcttgtttgctgCCATATTTTGAGCGGACAGAACCACCGTGATTTTTCGCTCTAGTTCTTCGCTATTGaaagatctttttttttttgatcttttAATATGTGTAGCTGGATACGTTagcttttcctttcattcctCAATcagagatttgttttttcctctctccaTCTCCCACGGGTGCCTGCTGTTTCCTCCAAAAAATGTCAGTCAGATTTCATTCCTTCCAGTTCCGTCCCACTCACCATGTTGTGGATACTATTCGTTCACTAcggtttctcttcttcctgaaACACCCCACTGCGCTTTTGATAGGCGTGCTGCCCTGACCTTCATAGCgactttgttttttagtCGTTTCCGCCTTATTGATGTTGACCATCCCTTTCCGCAATGGTATCGGTATGCGCATTGCATTAAACTCCACGCTGTTGATTATGTCTGCAGTTCTCAGTTCCTCTGCCACGGCCGTTGATGACACCACCATTAGAGCAACATCATGATTCACATCTTCTGTTTCCCCTAACCTTAGCAACTGCCTTCTCAGCTAATGTTTGTAAATAGCCACATCCACAGTGGAACCCACATGCTGCTCAACAGGAATAACGTACGGTTCCGGCAGGTAAACACACCCATCGTACTTCTCTTTTCAATGCATTTATCCAACCAATATTTTCCTTCCGATTATACGCACAACCCCACAGTTATCCAGTTAGCAAATGAGGAATATTGTTGGAATACGTTTCTATACTGCTGCCAAAGCTTCAGTAAGGTAATGAATGGGATTGCTAGGACCCGTTATTACATTTGGACGACTCTCCGCCTCTGCCCATAAATATAAAGTATAAACTTGTCGTCCCTGAGGCCCACTTCAATTGaacgtaaataaataaataaatgaatatatgcTTCTATCTGTAATCCTCAAAAGAGCATACACCGCACATGTGTTTCCAACTCATCGAAAAGCTCTGTTTAAtaacacgtttttttttaaaaattcccTATTAATGCCACAATCCCATTAAATCTACGTGCCACTAAATTTTATGATAAAGTAACTTCAAACACCCAAATGACAAATTAACCCTCAGACAATGAATATCTTAACAAT
This is a stretch of genomic DNA from Trypanosoma brucei gambiense DAL972 chromosome 2, complete sequence. It encodes these proteins:
- a CDS encoding T. brucei spp.-specific protein, which translates into the protein MEAFALVEMLTFLPSMFSVGGEYDITRFIATILQMVCIKHFCYVKQRYGCFHQVHHADQHAKSATVLHALDALPRYFVQLDTHYRDNASPCSLHIFKQPSLPPKFFTFFKCASGKYHKHGTTRVLTQASKSTLPWQRVLQLEAHIMAGAPHSIHLVKHCLLSLLSLSISLQNFDNADFF
- a CDS encoding variant surface glycoprotein (VSG), putative, whose product is MKATGCWVPLVVTVTGQLSCVVGAREPLVNEQEFGALCAMINFSQDLETQKLEESVKDSARHIGAIGLAVGLQSLSEAEDVENVQVGRQGEGGGGGGYWSFWEEAGTKLKGDKTRYIQWVEANFDILKKEKIKEAVENAHTCMKTNNNLWLELKMSPINKSLSDALSGSNKADVMIKQHLEAVEVCGGKGGQPSVWAGKSLIVDLLCICGGSPMPNDRQQACCEGCSTGANEDPWKPVEQSNTRWKHLAQRCKSIGTNEKLSSSSLSRATKVFLEVLKHSTAQKEGTKTFLGAASGEPQHGCTGHTQPGNGKCVQYPTEMVGNENPAVPWLLVLQQAATRIGKLREIEKKLKDILRNVESIKTSKLSQMPRSGISQLKDGTTCNKGRGQKGPSSGVECSECESQAECTHTGCNKREGNCIDIKRPPLASQADKISVPLWLFFLP